The segment TGAGTCCGGTGCAAAAGCGGAGGATCAAAACCTCCGATGGAGTGGAACTGAACCTTCTCGAGTCCGGAACAGGCCCCGCACTCTTGCTGGTGCACGGCTGGTCGCAGACTGCCGCGCTCTTCCGCCCCCAGCTCGAGGGTCTCGCATCGCACTACCGGGTACTCGCCCTCGACTTGCGAGGCCACGGCGAATCCGAAAATGCACCCTCGGGCTACCGACTCTCCCGGCTGGCGATGGATGTCCACGAAGTTCTCGAACAGCTCGGTCTCGACGCGGTGCACGTCCTCGGCCACTCCATGGGGAACGCAGTGTTCTGGAGCCACTGGGAGCTCTTCGGTCGGGATCGATTCACCAAGATGATCATCGCAGAAGAACCCCTGACTCTGATGGCACGGCCGGCCTGGTCCGCGGAAAAACGAGCGCAAGCGGGGTGTCTGGCTGAACCCGACGAGATGGCGCGCAACTGCGATGCACTCGAAGGAGCAGATGCCGAGGCCTTTGCGGCAGACTTCGTGGAAGGCATGCTCAGTTCAAGGGTCTCGAAAGAAGATCGGCGCTTCATCGTAGAGCAAAACCTTCTGCTCCCCCGGCCTGCCGCCTCCGCCCTCTTGCAAAGCGCTTCCACCGATGACTGGCGTGACCTCGTACCCAGGATCGATATCCCCGCCCTGATCATCGCGGGAAAGGCCAGTCTCGTTCCAACCGCGTCCCAGCGATGGATCCACCGCAACATCAAGGGCTCCAAACTCATCGAATTCGAAGAAGAAGAAGGTGGATACCACTTCATGTTTTGGGAGAACCCCGAAAAGTTCAACCAGTGCGTGATCGACTTCCTCGGCGACTAGCAGCGGTAA is part of the Candidatus Binatia bacterium genome and harbors:
- a CDS encoding alpha/beta hydrolase, with the translated sequence MSPVQKRRIKTSDGVELNLLESGTGPALLLVHGWSQTAALFRPQLEGLASHYRVLALDLRGHGESENAPSGYRLSRLAMDVHEVLEQLGLDAVHVLGHSMGNAVFWSHWELFGRDRFTKMIIAEEPLTLMARPAWSAEKRAQAGCLAEPDEMARNCDALEGADAEAFAADFVEGMLSSRVSKEDRRFIVEQNLLLPRPAASALLQSASTDDWRDLVPRIDIPALIIAGKASLVPTASQRWIHRNIKGSKLIEFEEEEGGYHFMFWENPEKFNQCVIDFLGD